The Bacillus thermozeamaize DNA window TCTCGCCGGCCTCCCGCCTTTTCAATGGCGAGGATGGGCCGGGAGGTCCGATCCACTTGTCTTTGGACAAAGAGGCGTTCGTCCGGGCGGTGGAAAAGGTCCAGGAATACATCGCCGGCGGCGATGTTTTTCAGGTGAACCTTTCCCTGCGCCAGTCGCGGCCGCTCGTGGCCGCGCCCTGGACGATTTACCGCAACCTTTTGCAAATCAATCCCTCGCCGTACATGGCCTATTTGCAGGTGCCCGAATTTCAAGTTGTCTCTGGGTCGCCGGAATTGCTGATCAAAGTCAAAGGCTCCGGCATCCGGACGCGCCCGATCGCCGGCACGCGGCCACGCGGCCAGAACCGGGAGGAAGATTCGCGCCTCGCGCAGGAACTGCTGGCGAACGAGAAGGAACGGGCCGAGCACATCATGCTCGTCGATCTGGAAAGGAACGACTTGGGCAGGGTCTGCCGTTACGGCACAGTAGAGGTGAGCGAATTAATGGTCATCGAAGCGTATTCGCACGTGATGCACATTGTCTCTGGCATCACCGGGGAACTGGACGAAGGCAAAGATGCGTATGACGCGATCCGCGCTTGTTTTCCCGGTGGGACGATCACCGGCGCGCCAAAAGTGCGAACGATGGAGATCATCGAGGAACTGGAACCTGTGCGGCGCGGGATTTACACCGGTTCGATCGGTTGGATCGGATTCAATGGGGACCTGGAATTGAACATTGTGATCCGCACCCTGTTGGCCAAGGACGGATGGGCGCATGTCCAGGCGGGGGCCGGGATTGTGATCGATTCCGATCCGGAGGCCGAATATCGCGAATCGT harbors:
- a CDS encoding aminobenzoate synthetase, whose translation is MIPVVKKICGIEAEQWFALAEKRQKNEFFALLQSGRGGRYSYLGHGLFGVVKAKNGRMWFRAGGSERKITTADPLATFKREMERWRAPRLPEGPDWLGGAAGYLAYDLVRYFERLPQLSADDLRLPDFYFLLYRDVIAYDHAEAAAYIISNGFAQEGEGFDAVAARVEELQRELAASGHAGFGHEAGDGAVSPASRLFNGEDGPGGPIHLSLDKEAFVRAVEKVQEYIAGGDVFQVNLSLRQSRPLVAAPWTIYRNLLQINPSPYMAYLQVPEFQVVSGSPELLIKVKGSGIRTRPIAGTRPRGQNREEDSRLAQELLANEKERAEHIMLVDLERNDLGRVCRYGTVEVSELMVIEAYSHVMHIVSGITGELDEGKDAYDAIRACFPGGTITGAPKVRTMEIIEELEPVRRGIYTGSIGWIGFNGDLELNIVIRTLLAKDGWAHVQAGAGIVIDSDPEAEYRESLKKAEALWRAFEMSGAGMRKG